AACATGCCAAGGCActtgaaaaggaggttttattggAATCAAATATAGGACTGAATGACAGTTCAAAGCAATCATCTAATATTCAAAGCAACAGCAGCACAGGACTTAATACTCTGAACTCCAACTCACATAGCTCTCAGACTAAGTGCAATGAAAGTTCATGTCTCAGTGCCATTGTAAGTAGTTTTTGACTTCATTTTGTATCATGGATTTCTTATGACCATCAAAAACCACAATATTTCTTTTCCCTTTCTGGAGTGTGGCAAGTGATGGTAAACTATAAATATCTAAGCAGCAAAATCAATCCAAGACAGGTAAAAGTggtgtaaattaattaagatctATGCTCTGCATTGGGTTATATGTTATATAAGGCTGTCAATACTTTTCTATGGTATTCCTCCTTCCTGTAATTCCTCCTCAAAAAACATTGAAGTCATCATGGTAACTTGATTCcatcatatttttgaaaactgGGTTGTGTTTATGAGGTAACCATTTATCTGCCACTATTTATGTATGATTGCACAATGTGCTTGGAGTTTTGCCAGTAAGGGAAACAGTTGCATAGATTTGAATGTATTCTCTTCTTTTACCTTGTCTTttcttatttatgaaatttaacaaattattaaatgagttcgtgttttttttggcaaatttgCAATAGTTCTACTCTTGCCTTTCTAGTTATAGCGAATATATTCTGAAAAGTATTTGTGTATGCATATTTCTGATGcgatattttgttaatttgcaAAATCTGAGATGTAGTAATTAATACTTTCACTTGACAATCAGATTTCCATAGcctattttgctttgttgtggAGGGTATTATTCATGTCATATGTACAAAGGCACCCAGATCAGGACATATCGTGGATCAttcacaatgaaaaataaaattaatgtgaaaTAATGGGTAATGGGGATTGCGGGTTATGAGGTGTCAAAAGTTTTTACGAAGCTTTGCAATTTGACACAAATATTGTTCATTTGAATCAATGAAACAAGCGTAccgcgaaagtaactctgtccgtGTGTCTGTCTCTCTGTAAACTGTAGTCCACGCGgtcggagtcgcgggcaacatccAGTATGAAATATGTGTTAAAAATTTTTGATCTAACAACCATGATAGTCACTATCTAAAAGGGAAACAAAATAACAGCACTCAATGGCGATTTTTTGTTGGCGAAGTGCAAAGTTCTTCTCCTAATACACATTTACACTGTCCAGTTTATAACttgcaataataacaataattgcaGGTCAAAATATCCGACACACCAGAATGCAGAGAAAAAATTGAAGAATTTAATAGCATCTTAAATAAAGTTTGCAGTAAAAAATCCAAGGAAGATAACCAGAAATTTCGTGTCCCTTCATctgaaattatacaaaaaaatgtttctaatgcAAGCACCTTTCAAGAATTCGCTTCTGGTGTTTGTGGTGGgtacaagatttttttataagatgtaTGTACATTCTTCATTCTttggttatttatattattaatttttttaggaCGCGATAATAGAAATGTCCCTGTGCCAGATTCGAGCACCTCTGAAAATGCAGTGGCGCAGTAAGTTGTATATTGTTATTTAGTAGTTATTATACAAAACTAGTTATTATCTTTTTCATTGTGgattaaattgaaaactaaaacaacCATTCAAATACgcacaaacaatttattagcAAAAAAGCAAAATAGATGTAATGTCgcgaaaataaattgtgttgtaTTTTCAGAACGGGTATGCCAAGTGAAATCAATAGGGATACATGTGGTCATGTAAACGAATTAACAAATGGTACACTTGACGATTCGGCGACCAGGCCGTACAGCACCCATCCGTATCCTAGGATTAAACCTAAAAGTAGCAAtgaacaaaagataaaaataatttctgataTTAAGGTCGACAGGCCTTTCACTACGCTTAATAACGCTACTTCAACTCCGTTAATGCAAACCATTGTTGTAAATGGTACACCTGCTTATAAGCAAAAACTTCCTGTAGGCAACAATTACACGAAAGATGAAATTATGGCAATGCCTACAATAATCGTGGTACCAGCGTCAGGTAAGCTTCTGTATCTATGCAAACacattcattatattgtacATTGATTACGATCTTACGCTTTCATTGTTATGTTATAGGCCCCCCACCGAACATGACTCAAACTAAACCTGTGCTGGCACAAAAGATACATCAAGCCAAAACCAAAACTTCTGTTTCATCAGCTCAAATACTTAGTCCTCTCGTCCTAGACGTATCTTCTAGTAATGGTGCGACAAACATAAGGGTTGAAACTAAACAGCCAAATGAAGCTAAAAATCCATCAAAGGATGAGGGCCTAGTTAAAACTGTAGACTATGCAAAGAATGCATCTGTTCCAAAAGATAACGTTATAACATGTTCTCATCAAACGAGTACCCCACAAGTCCTTCCGCCTGTTAGAAAATCTTCATCCACACCTCGAAGAAATTCACATATAAGGGTTTTAGATTTTACAACTCCCAGAAGGATATTACATGAAACAATTAACGAAGTAGTTCCAAATGAAATCTGTGATAACCATGTTGAgattaataatgaaaacactAATTTAGTTATATCTAGTATTGACAACAgcgaaaataatattgtagataTGCGAACTGTCAAAGTTCACAAAATAGAAACGTGTCGTATCAGTAAAGTAAATAGTGAAAGTGACAATAAACTtctcaaattcaataaaaaagctAATTGGGATGCCGATTTACGTGCTTTGACTGTTATGAATGATACGAGTAATTTGACCGTTAATAGTAAAcctaaatcaacaaaatcggcaagtaaaattaaaaaacccaAAACGAAACCTGTTGAGCCCCCAGTTGAGAAAGTAGAAGAGGAAGAGAAAAACCAAGGGAAAAAATCTCGtgcaaaaagaaaattatctcCTAAAGTAAAGAAGTCAAAAAAGCTAAAAAAGCTTCAAGAAGAAGAAGCACAGTATGCCGATTCTTCAAATACTGTTGAGAGTAAGGGAACAGTTAGACCAGTGTTTAACATTATGGGCAGTGATACTTACACTCAAAAGgaagataaaaaagaacaatcaaaagaagataataatcaaaacaaatcaaataatgaGGATGTTAATGAAACACCAGAAGCGGAAAGACTGTgctttcaaaatgaaattggCGCCAGGCTTAACATATCAGAATTTTTGGAAACGCCATATAAGCAGGTTCTTTATGACATTCAAATGGAAACGCCCAAATTTCTAGGGTCCGTCTTGCCTAACGACCCAATTtcggatataaaaataatgagtatACCTACTCCTCGATTCTTTGATACCCCAAAACCGGCACATGCTACGCCGTCTTCTTACTCTTCACGCCCTACAGATTACTCTAGTGGTGGATCTTATTACAAGCCCGATGATCAAGATTATCTGCGGATACCTGATTTAGAGTGTCCTGTAACCTCATCAAAAGAAGAACCGCATGCTGAAATACCTGAAGAATCAGACTCTTCTAGTAAAAGGAGTTCGAGGCCCGTTAGAAAATGTACGAAAAATGTTTCGTACGTAGACCGTAATAACGCTGACAGTAATAAGACAAAAGAAAAGGTCATAGATGAAAAACCCATTATAGTTCCTAATTTAAGTGATTCCACAAGTCCCAATAgttcttttgaaaataataaagatctCAAGTTAAAAACCCCTAAAGCAAGTAAATCTAAATTACATTCTAAATCCGATAGTAAAAAGAAGTTGGATTCTGTTAAAAAGCGCAAAACCcctgtaaaaaaagaaaaactaaattcatttatgaaaataaagcCAAGGAGGCCTACaccaacaaaagaaaataagaaaagaagTAGGAGAAAAACGGACGTATACGCACAAAATAATACGAGTAAGCCGAAAGAGAAACCCTCTGCCACTGTGAAAGAGAAACAGGTTCATGTAACACCTGTCGTTGTACCTGCTCCGAAAAAATCGCGTCGAAAATCGTCCACACCGAGGAAAATCCATTGTACGAAACCATTTACCTCTGAAAGCTCCCTCGAATCACCAGAAAACAATGCCAGTGCCAATGCCACTGTTGTTTATAAAGACAGTGTCAAAGCCGAACAGAACATGGTTTCGTCGCAGGACTCGGATACAGAACAAATTGCACTCCAATGGTCCGATGATGGTTCCCAGGATGCTAAACTAAATGACTGTGAACCTGaagatattacaaaaattaagCACTATATTGAAACTTCTGTTAACAATAAAAGTGATCTGAATGATAAAGCGGAACCTTTGCACGTCGATCTAATCAAGAGAGGATTTGACGCCGAAACAGCAAAAATTATAGAAAGGGATTTGCTTGACGCACCCCCTTGTGAAACACAAAATCGTAATCCTGGTATTAATATAACAGAATCTACAAATGCTGCAAATTCATTAGAAAATGCAACTGAAACAGATACAAGTGCTACGAATGAATTGCAAATTGTTCAAGATGATGAAACAGAAGAAGACATTGAATTATCCGCTTACGAATGCCATGAAGGAAGTAGTAATTATATAGTTTGTACAAGCGAGGCCAAAGAAGTGTCGAAAAAAGCACCGACAAAATTGAAGGACAAGTTTTGTATGGAGGTGTGCATAGATGATGGCGTTGCAATTAGGTTAAGAGCAACTAGTTTTAATATGTTATATGATAATACTCCAGCAAATGAAGAAGAATTGGGATACAGTTTTA
This region of Trichoplusia ni isolate ovarian cell line Hi5 chromosome 14, tn1, whole genome shotgun sequence genomic DNA includes:
- the LOC113500894 gene encoding uncharacterized protein LOC113500894, whose protein sequence is MTIPPFPSQDLAKLVLGYLAEEQLMTAYDEFLQASPYIDALRNEYDRIFMTSLKNILAEYRAVKIFVETCKPLPLRRRLVQCTNLVDQVKFLVNYADISKIQAQDTSSDKISYVKQNNSGSTTKQSYCDVCSLNVTTCLCKSKQKLSVHTQHNDTTNSSEKSVEATALEDLPGNHSTRKKHAKALEKEVLLESNIGLNDSSKQSSNIQSNSSTGLNTLNSNSHSSQTKCNESSCLSAIVKISDTPECREKIEEFNSILNKVCSKKSKEDNQKFRVPSSEIIQKNVSNASTFQEFASGVCGRDNRNVPVPDSSTSENAVAQTGMPSEINRDTCGHVNELTNGTLDDSATRPYSTHPYPRIKPKSSNEQKIKIISDIKVDRPFTTLNNATSTPLMQTIVVNGTPAYKQKLPVGNNYTKDEIMAMPTIIVVPASGPPPNMTQTKPVLAQKIHQAKTKTSVSSAQILSPLVLDVSSSNGATNIRVETKQPNEAKNPSKDEGLVKTVDYAKNASVPKDNVITCSHQTSTPQVLPPVRKSSSTPRRNSHIRVLDFTTPRRILHETINEVVPNEICDNHVEINNENTNLVISSIDNSENNIVDMRTVKVHKIETCRISKVNSESDNKLLKFNKKANWDADLRALTVMNDTSNLTVNSKPKSTKSASKIKKPKTKPVEPPVEKVEEEEKNQGKKSRAKRKLSPKVKKSKKLKKLQEEEAQYADSSNTVESKGTVRPVFNIMGSDTYTQKEDKKEQSKEDNNQNKSNNEDVNETPEAERLCFQNEIGARLNISEFLETPYKQVLYDIQMETPKFLGSVLPNDPISDIKIMSIPTPRFFDTPKPAHATPSSYSSRPTDYSSGGSYYKPDDQDYLRIPDLECPVTSSKEEPHAEIPEESDSSSKRSSRPVRKCTKNVSYVDRNNADSNKTKEKVIDEKPIIVPNLSDSTSPNSSFENNKDLKLKTPKASKSKLHSKSDSKKKLDSVKKRKTPVKKEKLNSFMKIKPRRPTPTKENKKRSRRKTDVYAQNNTSKPKEKPSATVKEKQVHVTPVVVPAPKKSRRKSSTPRKIHCTKPFTSESSLESPENNASANATVVYKDSVKAEQNMVSSQDSDTEQIALQWSDDGSQDAKLNDCEPEDITKIKHYIETSVNNKSDLNDKAEPLHVDLIKRGFDAETAKIIERDLLDAPPCETQNRNPGINITESTNAANSLENATETDTSATNELQIVQDDETEEDIELSAYECHEGSSNYIVCTSEAKEVSKKAPTKLKDKFCMEVCIDDGVAIRLRATSFNMLYDNTPANEEELGYSFRETEVAVSSISNIEKLYTPLKDHKAECFEIFDSTLTSLDTPLKLNSPKHMDQKVTEIEIVFEEEKLDADKTDTKKRKRLQSSMNDSEEALNESKKTKPEPQYLFNSTNIQNIDIESVLKKLHGP